One region of Monomorium pharaonis isolate MP-MQ-018 chromosome 11, ASM1337386v2, whole genome shotgun sequence genomic DNA includes:
- the LOC105835385 gene encoding protein yellow isoform X1 produces the protein MDATRRSAAGGIIQRRLCHGRERVADTPANVDGIVRKSNAMLPFLRINRTMTMRCRMSSIVIGIAFLVVLLDGAIGKLRVAYRWKQIDYEWSSNDIKRLFPDYKQEDNLPLGLEVAGDRLFITVPRWRQGVAASLNYIRLNDTRESPPLIPYPSWEAHQYGAAGVPEIVSTFRVRADRCNRLWVLDTGLTDILGSPEQQAPPALLIYDLTSNRVLRKYAIPSDQRTADSLFANIAVEDYSCEDSYGYLGDLGGPGLIVYSWSLHKSWLVKHHSFHPDPMGGEFKVSGISFQWNDGLFGMALEPTGDGYSTMYYHPLSSGMEFSVSTRLLRDPLRASAAETSHEFQTLGSRGPNGQSSVSFLDPKTGILFYALTNLNAIACWKPQNKFTMQQQGYVFQDNVTMVFPNDLKIDRNGNLWVLSDRLPLFMYSQLDLHDYNFRILVGSTEDLIRGTVCGSTSSSIYSTTTKMYDLYDHRDHMDHMDHMNHLDHRDHTMPRITGNSAGSVKTEIATMMLLICLSKAFI, from the exons aacAATGACAATGCGGTGCCGGATGTCGTCGATCGTTATCGGAATCGCGTTTTTGGTCGTCCTGCTGGACGGTGCGATTGGCAAACTGCGGGTCGCTTACCGATGGAAGCAGATCGATTACGAGTGGTCGAGCAACGACATTAAGAGGCTCTTCCCGGATTACAAGCAAGAGGACAATCTGCCCTTGGGTTTGGAGGTGGCCGGCGATCGGCTCTTTATTACCGTGCCGAGATGGAGACAAGGAGTTGCCGCCAGTCTCAATTACATTAGGCTCAATG ATACACGCGAATCGCCACCCCTGATTCCGTATCCCTCCTGGGAGGCCCATCAATACGGCGCCGCCGGTGTACCGGAGATCGTCTCGACGTTCCGCGTACGCGCCGACCGTTGCAATCGGCTGTGGGTCCTGGACACGGGACTGACGGACATCCTGGGCAGCCCCGAGCAGCAGGCACCACCGGCATTGCTCATCTACGACCTGACGAGCAATCGCGTGCTGCGTAAATACGCGATACCGTCCGATCAGAGAACCGCCGATTCCCTGTTCGCCAACATCGCCGTTGAGGACTACTCGTGCGAGGACTCGTACGGCTACCTGGGTGACCTGGGCGGCCCCGGTCTCATAGTCTACTCCTGGAGCCTTCACAAGTCCTGGCTCGTCAAGCATCACTCTTTCCATCCAGATCCAATG GGCGGAGAATTCAAGGTGTCGGGAATATCGTTCCAATGGAATGACGGCCTGTTCGGGATGGCTCTCGAGCCGACTGGTGATGGTTACAGCACCATGTACTACCATCCACTCTCCAGTGGCATGGAATTTTCCGTCAGTACAAGGCTATTGCGCGATCCTTTGCGCGCTAGTGCGGCGG AAACGTCCCACGAGTTCCAAACGCTGGGATCGCGCGGGCCCAACGGCCAGAGCAGCGTCAGCTTCCTGGATCCGAAAACCGGAATTCTCTTTTACGCACTTACCAATCTAAATGCCATCGCTTGTTGGAAACCGCAGAATAAATTCACCATGCAGCAACAGGGCTACGTCTTTCAGGATAATGTCACCATGGTTTTCCCCAACGATCTTAAG ATTGATCGAAACGGCAATCTATGGGTTCTCTCTGACAGACTGCCTCTCTTCATGTATTCGCAATTGGACTTACATGATTACAACTTCAGGATACTCGTAGGATCGACCGAAGATCTCATTAGAGGCACGGTTTGCGGGTCGACGTCGTCTTCGATTTACTCCACGACAACAAAGATGTACGATCTTTATGATCACAGAGATCATATGGATCACATGGATCACATGAATCACCTTGATCACAGAGATCACACAATGCCCAGGATTACTGGAAACTCTGCCGGTTCCGTAAAGACGGAGATCGCGACAATGATGTTGCTGATATGTTTGAGCAAAGCTTTTATTTGA
- the LOC105835385 gene encoding protein yellow isoform X2, with product MTMRCRMSSIVIGIAFLVVLLDGAIGKLRVAYRWKQIDYEWSSNDIKRLFPDYKQEDNLPLGLEVAGDRLFITVPRWRQGVAASLNYIRLNDTRESPPLIPYPSWEAHQYGAAGVPEIVSTFRVRADRCNRLWVLDTGLTDILGSPEQQAPPALLIYDLTSNRVLRKYAIPSDQRTADSLFANIAVEDYSCEDSYGYLGDLGGPGLIVYSWSLHKSWLVKHHSFHPDPMGGEFKVSGISFQWNDGLFGMALEPTGDGYSTMYYHPLSSGMEFSVSTRLLRDPLRASAAETSHEFQTLGSRGPNGQSSVSFLDPKTGILFYALTNLNAIACWKPQNKFTMQQQGYVFQDNVTMVFPNDLKIDRNGNLWVLSDRLPLFMYSQLDLHDYNFRILVGSTEDLIRGTVCGSTSSSIYSTTTKMYDLYDHRDHMDHMDHMNHLDHRDHTMPRITGNSAGSVKTEIATMMLLICLSKAFI from the exons ATGACAATGCGGTGCCGGATGTCGTCGATCGTTATCGGAATCGCGTTTTTGGTCGTCCTGCTGGACGGTGCGATTGGCAAACTGCGGGTCGCTTACCGATGGAAGCAGATCGATTACGAGTGGTCGAGCAACGACATTAAGAGGCTCTTCCCGGATTACAAGCAAGAGGACAATCTGCCCTTGGGTTTGGAGGTGGCCGGCGATCGGCTCTTTATTACCGTGCCGAGATGGAGACAAGGAGTTGCCGCCAGTCTCAATTACATTAGGCTCAATG ATACACGCGAATCGCCACCCCTGATTCCGTATCCCTCCTGGGAGGCCCATCAATACGGCGCCGCCGGTGTACCGGAGATCGTCTCGACGTTCCGCGTACGCGCCGACCGTTGCAATCGGCTGTGGGTCCTGGACACGGGACTGACGGACATCCTGGGCAGCCCCGAGCAGCAGGCACCACCGGCATTGCTCATCTACGACCTGACGAGCAATCGCGTGCTGCGTAAATACGCGATACCGTCCGATCAGAGAACCGCCGATTCCCTGTTCGCCAACATCGCCGTTGAGGACTACTCGTGCGAGGACTCGTACGGCTACCTGGGTGACCTGGGCGGCCCCGGTCTCATAGTCTACTCCTGGAGCCTTCACAAGTCCTGGCTCGTCAAGCATCACTCTTTCCATCCAGATCCAATG GGCGGAGAATTCAAGGTGTCGGGAATATCGTTCCAATGGAATGACGGCCTGTTCGGGATGGCTCTCGAGCCGACTGGTGATGGTTACAGCACCATGTACTACCATCCACTCTCCAGTGGCATGGAATTTTCCGTCAGTACAAGGCTATTGCGCGATCCTTTGCGCGCTAGTGCGGCGG AAACGTCCCACGAGTTCCAAACGCTGGGATCGCGCGGGCCCAACGGCCAGAGCAGCGTCAGCTTCCTGGATCCGAAAACCGGAATTCTCTTTTACGCACTTACCAATCTAAATGCCATCGCTTGTTGGAAACCGCAGAATAAATTCACCATGCAGCAACAGGGCTACGTCTTTCAGGATAATGTCACCATGGTTTTCCCCAACGATCTTAAG ATTGATCGAAACGGCAATCTATGGGTTCTCTCTGACAGACTGCCTCTCTTCATGTATTCGCAATTGGACTTACATGATTACAACTTCAGGATACTCGTAGGATCGACCGAAGATCTCATTAGAGGCACGGTTTGCGGGTCGACGTCGTCTTCGATTTACTCCACGACAACAAAGATGTACGATCTTTATGATCACAGAGATCATATGGATCACATGGATCACATGAATCACCTTGATCACAGAGATCACACAATGCCCAGGATTACTGGAAACTCTGCCGGTTCCGTAAAGACGGAGATCGCGACAATGATGTTGCTGATATGTTTGAGCAAAGCTTTTATTTGA
- the LOC105835382 gene encoding cytochrome b5-related protein isoform X1 has translation MDTLQLKANIVDVLRSEVEKTFKMSTTSTIPGLAYLPAREEPKIALNFLEARKKIDGAEGLWRIGNKLYNLETFIKSHPGGAEWLLLTKGTDITELFESHHITDKAEQLLPKFYIREAATPRSVPLTFLPDGFYRTFKKRAVEALKTVDFHKPSTTTNLIIDSLVAMTFTLTFAAAFAHSYAIAVLASVFLGWTTVAAHNYFHMRNNFRMYYFDLSMLSSKNWRITHVMSHHMYTNTLWDYEIYVVEPFLQWIPRKDKSYLAGMISKIISPIVWMLLFLREGLARYYVVIKVHRVFEFRDIVPFLLPLSMYLVTANILVVLKLWLLMLLISSFMFGLIGFNAAHHHPDIFHDGDIYRNDLDWGLLELDAVRDREVIDDSIFLALTNFGSHTLHHLLPTVDHHYLQLCVPAFLQTCKEFHVSSDKWTQWELIKGQFRQLTRTDAKKNHR, from the exons ATGGATACGTTACAATTGAAAGCAAATATCGTCGATGTGTTGCGTT CCGAAGTGGAAAAAACCTTTAAAATGTCAACAACCAGCACGATACCTGGCTTGGCTTATTTGCCGGCGAGAGAAGAACcaaaaattgcgttaaatttTCTGGAggctagaaaaaaaatagatggtGCAGAAGGACTATGGAGGATCGGAAATAAGCTTTACAATTTggaaacttttataaaatcacaTCCGGGTGGAGCTGAATGGCTTTTACTTACGAAAGGAACCGATATTACCGAACTGTTCGAG AGCCACCACATCACCGACAAAGCTGAACAGCTGCTGCCGAAATTCTACATTCGCGAAGCCGCGACTCCTCGGTCAGTGCCTCTGACCTTTCTACCAGACGGTTTCTATCGTACATTCAAGAAGCGCGCAGTCGAGGCTTTAAAGACCGTCGATTTTCATAAACCATCCACGACGACAAACCTTATTATAGATTCCTTAGTGGCTATGACCTTTACATTGACTTTTGCGGCCGCCTTCGCCCATTCTTATGCCATTGCCGTTCTCGCTA GTGTTTTTTTGGGGTGGACGACCGTCGCGGCACATAATTACTTCCATATGAGAAACAACTTtcgtatgtattattttgacCTCAGCATGCTATCTTCAAAAAATTGGCGCATCACGCACGTGATGAGCCACCATATGTACACCAACACTCTATGGGATTATGAAATCTACGTGGTCGAGCCGTTTCTGCAATGGATCCCTCGCAAAGATAAATCCTACTTAGCGGGAATGATAAGCAAGATTATCAGTCCCATTGTCTGGATGCTGCTGTTCCTTAGAGAAGGCTTGGCACG atactatGTAGTAATCAAGGTACATAGAGTCTTCGAATTTCGTGACATCGTACCGTTTTTGCTGCCTCTGTCAATGTATTTGGTGACAGCCAACATTCTTGTTGTTCTCAAGTTGTGGCTGTTAATGCTGTTAATCAGTAGCTTTATGTTTGGTTTGATCGGCTTCAACGCAGCCCATCATCATCCTGACATCTTCCACGACGGTGATATTTACAG GAATGATCTGGATTGGGGTCTACTTGAGTTGGACGCCGTGCGCGATCGCGAGGTGATCGACGACTCGATCTTCCTTGCGCTCACGAACTTCGGCTCGCACACGTTGCACCATCTGTTACCCACCGTTGACCATCATTACCTGCAATTGTGCGTGCCCGCTTTCCTGCAGACGTGCAAGGAATTCCACGTCAGCTCGGACAAGTGGACGCAGTGGGAGCTTATAAAAGGACAATTCAGGCAGCTCACGCGAACTGACGCAAAGAAGAATCACAGGTAG
- the LOC105835382 gene encoding cytochrome b5-related protein isoform X2, giving the protein MSTTSTIPGLAYLPAREEPKIALNFLEARKKIDGAEGLWRIGNKLYNLETFIKSHPGGAEWLLLTKGTDITELFESHHITDKAEQLLPKFYIREAATPRSVPLTFLPDGFYRTFKKRAVEALKTVDFHKPSTTTNLIIDSLVAMTFTLTFAAAFAHSYAIAVLASVFLGWTTVAAHNYFHMRNNFRMYYFDLSMLSSKNWRITHVMSHHMYTNTLWDYEIYVVEPFLQWIPRKDKSYLAGMISKIISPIVWMLLFLREGLARYYVVIKVHRVFEFRDIVPFLLPLSMYLVTANILVVLKLWLLMLLISSFMFGLIGFNAAHHHPDIFHDGDIYRNDLDWGLLELDAVRDREVIDDSIFLALTNFGSHTLHHLLPTVDHHYLQLCVPAFLQTCKEFHVSSDKWTQWELIKGQFRQLTRTDAKKNHR; this is encoded by the exons ATGTCAACAACCAGCACGATACCTGGCTTGGCTTATTTGCCGGCGAGAGAAGAACcaaaaattgcgttaaatttTCTGGAggctagaaaaaaaatagatggtGCAGAAGGACTATGGAGGATCGGAAATAAGCTTTACAATTTggaaacttttataaaatcacaTCCGGGTGGAGCTGAATGGCTTTTACTTACGAAAGGAACCGATATTACCGAACTGTTCGAG AGCCACCACATCACCGACAAAGCTGAACAGCTGCTGCCGAAATTCTACATTCGCGAAGCCGCGACTCCTCGGTCAGTGCCTCTGACCTTTCTACCAGACGGTTTCTATCGTACATTCAAGAAGCGCGCAGTCGAGGCTTTAAAGACCGTCGATTTTCATAAACCATCCACGACGACAAACCTTATTATAGATTCCTTAGTGGCTATGACCTTTACATTGACTTTTGCGGCCGCCTTCGCCCATTCTTATGCCATTGCCGTTCTCGCTA GTGTTTTTTTGGGGTGGACGACCGTCGCGGCACATAATTACTTCCATATGAGAAACAACTTtcgtatgtattattttgacCTCAGCATGCTATCTTCAAAAAATTGGCGCATCACGCACGTGATGAGCCACCATATGTACACCAACACTCTATGGGATTATGAAATCTACGTGGTCGAGCCGTTTCTGCAATGGATCCCTCGCAAAGATAAATCCTACTTAGCGGGAATGATAAGCAAGATTATCAGTCCCATTGTCTGGATGCTGCTGTTCCTTAGAGAAGGCTTGGCACG atactatGTAGTAATCAAGGTACATAGAGTCTTCGAATTTCGTGACATCGTACCGTTTTTGCTGCCTCTGTCAATGTATTTGGTGACAGCCAACATTCTTGTTGTTCTCAAGTTGTGGCTGTTAATGCTGTTAATCAGTAGCTTTATGTTTGGTTTGATCGGCTTCAACGCAGCCCATCATCATCCTGACATCTTCCACGACGGTGATATTTACAG GAATGATCTGGATTGGGGTCTACTTGAGTTGGACGCCGTGCGCGATCGCGAGGTGATCGACGACTCGATCTTCCTTGCGCTCACGAACTTCGGCTCGCACACGTTGCACCATCTGTTACCCACCGTTGACCATCATTACCTGCAATTGTGCGTGCCCGCTTTCCTGCAGACGTGCAAGGAATTCCACGTCAGCTCGGACAAGTGGACGCAGTGGGAGCTTATAAAAGGACAATTCAGGCAGCTCACGCGAACTGACGCAAAGAAGAATCACAGGTAG